A portion of the Anas platyrhynchos isolate ZD024472 breed Pekin duck chromosome 26, IASCAAS_PekinDuck_T2T, whole genome shotgun sequence genome contains these proteins:
- the LOC139998529 gene encoding M1-specific T cell receptor beta chain-like produces MCSLPGVLLLLLTGAASAEEPWIQQSPAELWLSPGATAELSCSISGSTDRANWYREKPDGSLEWIYWSAAASNPKGKYSGTVRAPGIFSLSISNVQREDSGYYYCTSSVSHSQFGNGTRLLVTDPSEPKLSMLVPVDTEEPSDFVSLLCHLPGAWNLTWVSGERWDGAMNCTATERGTGRIVSGTIGTAGCFLWLLAFVPPGAAVLALMWWAARLRRRPARAVLRRGPEPECEYAALGH; encoded by the exons ATGTGCAGCCTGCCCGGGgttctcctgctcctcctgacAG GAGCCGCCTCTGCGGAGGAGCCGTGGATCCAGCAGAGCCCGGCAGAGCTCTGGCTGTCCCCTGGGGCGACggctgagctgagctgcagcatctCGGGCAGCACAGACCGTGCCAATTGGTACAGGGAGAAGCCGGACGGCAGCTTGGAATGGATTTACTGGAGTGCAGCGGCCTCAAACCCAAAGGGGAAATACTCAGGGACGGTGAGAGCACCGGGTATTTTCTCCTTGAGTATCAGCAATGTGCAGCGTGAGGACTCTGGGTATTATTACTGCACCTCCTCCGTGTCGCACTCCCAGTTTGGGAATGGGACCAGGCTCCTCGTCACAG ATCCCTCTGAGCCCAAGCTCTCCATGCTGGTGCCCGTGGACACGGAGGAGCCCTCGGACTTTGTCTCCCTGCTGTGCCACCTCCCCGGCGCCTGGAACCTCACCTGGGTCTCGGGCGAGCGCTGGGACGGGGCCATGAATTGCACGGCCACGGAGCGCGGCACGGGCAGGATCGTCAGTGGGACCATCGGCACGG caggatgCTTCCTGTGGCTGCTGGCCTTCGtgccgcccggcgccgccgTCCTCGCCTTGATGTGGTGGGCAGCCCGGCTGCGCCGAAGGCCGGCCCGCGCGGTGCTGAGACGGGGCCCGGAG CCCGAGTGCGAGTACGCGGCGCTGGGGCACTGA
- the LOC139999560 gene encoding uncharacterized protein has translation MPGEGTELDGLLLADCNLIAAPNCSGGVLLRFACLRLAPRSPGHRPLLLPFSQLGTAATCGLQAAANLAGMRGDTGLLWRGARRVLGRAARCLWCLSELEEQRLLVEARPRCSSCRLRAELPEPRSAAVSLALLILSPLCCLFARNPCPPTPLPANRWLGRFLSPKLGAGVAKSHGCRTTTGKQGRAGGPELPLAFGPRPFERHRTRCTRPLCRRTGTSTPMAPLGFSCTEALLATGLLLLWLAPAALLAVHQPQPFLLVEPSTPVAISCILDETQDGKGNVFWYRRVRGERPRLILSCVQEAQDGFSCEYTKGRAVLHLAAARPDHTSLYLCAYYINSRLKFGNGTVLIVGDSWRAQSWVRVLAPHGSPSDPPGLVCAVGNASGPVLVSWPGGPRPQQVLGLGGSTELLISPAGMAGGTGGLCEVRFNASGPPVRRSVELHGAKGACTTPSAVAMAIPRALLLLGLILSVCCLLRAWRGLRPRAQDPPASPAAAGRADVCPAPLRHPSEGSAVTHGAGPQGLGGGAVQPREAAAAPAAGTAGRKERD, from the exons ATGCCTGGCGAGGGGACGGAGCTCGATGGGCTCCTGCTCGCGGACTGCAATTTAATTGCAGCTCCTAATTGCAGCGGGGGGGTCCTGCTGCGCTTTGCCTGCCTGCGCCTTGCCCCAAGGAGCCCCGGACATCGtccccttcttcttcctttctcgCAGCTCGGCACCGCGGCTACTTGTGGCCTTCAGGCTGCAGCAAATCTCGCGGGGATGCGTGGAGACACAGGTCTGCTCTGGAGAGGAGCACGACGAGTACTGGGGAGGGCGGCGAGGTGCCTCTGGTGTCTCTCGGAGCTGGAGGAGCAAAGGCTGCTCGTGGAGGCTCGGCCTCgttgcagcagctgcaggctgcgTGCGGAGCTGCCGGAGCCGAGGAGCGCTGCGGTCAGCCTCGCCTTGTTGATTTTGTCACCTCTCTGCTGTTTGTTCGCACGGAACCCCTGCCCCCCCACGCCGCTGCCAGCAAACCGTTGGCTCGGAAGGTTTTTGTCGCCAAAGTTGGGCGCTGGGGTAGCAAAGAGCCACGGTTGCCGAACCACAACAGgaaagcagggcagggctgggggaccAGAGTTGCCTCTCGCCTTCGGTCCGCGGCCCTTTGAACGTCACCG GACCCGGTGTACTCGGCCACTCTGCAGAAGGACTGGGACGAGCACGCCGATGGCTCCCCTGGGTTTCTCCTGCACGGAGGCGCTGCTGgccacggggctgctgctgctgtggctgg CACCGGCAGCGTTGCTGGCAgtgcaccagccccagcccttccTGCTCGTGGAGCCCAGCACTCCGGTGGCCATCAGCTGCATTCTGGACGAGACGCAAGATGGCAAAGGCAACGTGTTCTGGTACCGGCGTGTCCGTGGGGAGCGGCCCCGGCTGATCCTCAGCTGTGTCCAGGAGGCTCAGGACGGATTTTCCTGCGAGTACACGAAGGGACGCGCCGTGCTGCACCTCGCTGCTGCCCGCCCCGACCACACCAGCCTCTACCTCTGCGCCTACTACATCAACTCCAGGCTGAAGTTTGGCAACGGCACCGTGCTGATCGTGGGAG ACAGCTGGAGGGCCCAGAGCTGGGTGCGGGTGCTGGCGCCCCACGGCTCCCCTTCAGACCCCCCCGGCCTGGTCTGTGCCGTGGGCAACGCCAGCGGCCCCGTCCTCGTCTCCTGGCCGGGGGGGCCCCGACCCcagcaggtgctggggctggggggcagcacagagctgctcatCAGCCCCGCGGGCATggccgggggcaccggggggctcTGCGAGGTGCGCTTCAATGCCTCCGGTCCCCCCGTCCGCAGGAGCGTGGAGCTGCACGGGGCCAAGG GTGCCTGCACGACACCAAGTGCCGTGGCCATGGCCAtacccagggcactgctgctgctcggcCTCATTCTCAGCGTCTGCTGCCTCCTTCGTGCATGGAGGG GACTCCGGCCCAGAGCTCAAGACCCTCCTgcaagcccagcagcagcag GGAGAGCTGACGTATGCCCAGCTCCGCTTCGCCACCCCAGCGAGGGCAGCGCCGTGACCCACGGGGCTGGGCCCCAAGGCCTCGGTGGCGGCGCCGTGCAGCCCCGGGAGGCTGCGGCTGCCCCGGCCGCCGGGACAGCGGGGAGGAAGGAACGGGACTGA
- the LOC139998578 gene encoding uncharacterized protein isoform X2, translating into MCSLPGVLLLLLTGAASAEELQIQQSPAQLWLSPGATAELSCNISGSPRRANWYREKPDGSLEWIYWSAAASTPKGRYSGTVRAPGIFSFTISNVQREDSGYYYCTSSVLHSQFGNGTRLLVTDASEPKLSILVPVDAEEPSDFVSLLCHLPGAWNLTWVSAEHWDGAMNCTATERGMGRIVSETIGTARVRVRGAGALRSPFPAPALPEAAHACGLRAAKTREERESGGILRSAAFPCWAAWQRGRRNAESAAGSSIAMRDPMQIIKLLYATEVSQLHWDRSLCYPV; encoded by the exons ATGTGCAGCCTGCCCGGGgttctcctgctcctcctgacAG GAGCCGCCTCTGCGGAGGAGCTGCAGATCCAGCAGAGCCCGGCACAGCTCTGGCTGTCCCCTGGGGCGACGGCTGAGCTGAGCTGCAACATCTCGGGCAGCCCACGGCGTGCCAATTGGTACAGGGAGAAGCCGGATGGCAGCTTGGAATGGATTTACTGGAGTGCAGCGGCCTCAACCCCAAAGGGTAGATACTCAGGGACGGTGAGAGCACCGGGTATTTTCTCCTTTACTATCAGCAATGTGCAGCGTGAGGACTCTGGGTATTATTACTGCACCTCCTCAGTGTTGCACTCCCAGTTTGGGAACGGGACCAGGCTCCTCGTCACAG ATGCCTCCGAGCCCAAGCTCTCCATCCTGGTGCCCGTGGATGCAGAGGAGCCCTCGGACTTCGTCTCCCTGCTGTGCCACCTCCCTGGCGCCTGGAACCTCACCTGGGTCTCGGCTGAGCATTGGGATGGGGCCATGAATTGCACGGCCACGGAGCGCGGCATGGGCAGGATCGTCAGCGAGACCATCGGCACGG CCCGAGTGCGAGTACGCGGCGCTGGGGCACTGAGAAGCCCTTTCCCCGCGCCCGCCCTGCCAGAAGCCGCTCACGCCTGCGGTCTGCGAGCAGCGAAAAcaagagaggaaagggaaagtgGTGGGATCCTGCGCTCTGCTGCATTTCCCTGCTGGGCTGCatggcagagggggaggaggaacGCTGAGAGCGCTGCGGGAAGCTCGATAGCCATGAGGGATCCCATGcagataataaaattattatatgCAACCGAGGTCTCTCAGCTTCATTGGGATCGCTCCTTGTGCTACCCCGTGTGA
- the LOC139998578 gene encoding uncharacterized protein isoform X1 — MCSLPGVLLLLLTGAASAEELQIQQSPAQLWLSPGATAELSCNISGSPRRANWYREKPDGSLEWIYWSAAASTPKGRYSGTVRAPGIFSFTISNVQREDSGYYYCTSSVLHSQFGNGTRLLVTDASEPKLSILVPVDAEEPSDFVSLLCHLPGAWNLTWVSAEHWDGAMNCTATERGMGRIVSETIGTAGCFLWLLAFVPPGAAVLALMWWAARLRRRPARAVLRRGPEVSCFPSPRHEAVGTAGGRSSQAARPGALARAKHPLQLQAQPQARGFSLSLAARVRVRGAGALRSPFPAPALPEAAHACGLRAAKTREERESGGILRSAAFPCWAAWQRGRRNAESAAGSSIAMRDPMQIIKLLYATEVSQLHWDRSLCYPV, encoded by the exons ATGTGCAGCCTGCCCGGGgttctcctgctcctcctgacAG GAGCCGCCTCTGCGGAGGAGCTGCAGATCCAGCAGAGCCCGGCACAGCTCTGGCTGTCCCCTGGGGCGACGGCTGAGCTGAGCTGCAACATCTCGGGCAGCCCACGGCGTGCCAATTGGTACAGGGAGAAGCCGGATGGCAGCTTGGAATGGATTTACTGGAGTGCAGCGGCCTCAACCCCAAAGGGTAGATACTCAGGGACGGTGAGAGCACCGGGTATTTTCTCCTTTACTATCAGCAATGTGCAGCGTGAGGACTCTGGGTATTATTACTGCACCTCCTCAGTGTTGCACTCCCAGTTTGGGAACGGGACCAGGCTCCTCGTCACAG ATGCCTCCGAGCCCAAGCTCTCCATCCTGGTGCCCGTGGATGCAGAGGAGCCCTCGGACTTCGTCTCCCTGCTGTGCCACCTCCCTGGCGCCTGGAACCTCACCTGGGTCTCGGCTGAGCATTGGGATGGGGCCATGAATTGCACGGCCACGGAGCGCGGCATGGGCAGGATCGTCAGCGAGACCATCGGCACGG caggatgCTTCCTGTGGCTGCTGGCCTTCGtgccgcccggcgccgccgTCCTCGCCTTGATGTGGTGGGCAGCCCGGCTGCGCCGAAGGCCGGCCCGCGCGGTGCTGAGACGGGGCCCGGAGGTGagctgcttccccagcccccGGCACGAGGCTGTGGGCACGGCAGGAGGAAGGAGCTCCCAAGCAGCCCGGCCGGGGGCTTTGGCGCGGGCAAAGCatcccctgcagctgcaggcgCAGCCCCAAGCGCGCGGCTTCTCGCTCTCTCTTGCAGCCCGAGTGCGAGTACGCGGCGCTGGGGCACTGAGAAGCCCTTTCCCCGCGCCCGCCCTGCCAGAAGCCGCTCACGCCTGCGGTCTGCGAGCAGCGAAAAcaagagaggaaagggaaagtgGTGGGATCCTGCGCTCTGCTGCATTTCCCTGCTGGGCTGCatggcagagggggaggaggaacGCTGAGAGCGCTGCGGGAAGCTCGATAGCCATGAGGGATCCCATGcagataataaaattattatatgCAACCGAGGTCTCTCAGCTTCATTGGGATCGCTCCTTGTGCTACCCCGTGTGA
- the LOC139998578 gene encoding M1-specific T cell receptor beta chain-like isoform X3 has protein sequence MCSLPGVLLLLLTGAASAEELQIQQSPAQLWLSPGATAELSCNISGSPRRANWYREKPDGSLEWIYWSAAASTPKGRYSGTVRAPGIFSFTISNVQREDSGYYYCTSSVLHSQFGNGTRLLVTDASEPKLSILVPVDAEEPSDFVSLLCHLPGAWNLTWVSAEHWDGAMNCTATERGMGRIVSETIGTAGCFLWLLAFVPPGAAVLALMWWAARLRRRPARAVLRRGPEPECEYAALGH, from the exons ATGTGCAGCCTGCCCGGGgttctcctgctcctcctgacAG GAGCCGCCTCTGCGGAGGAGCTGCAGATCCAGCAGAGCCCGGCACAGCTCTGGCTGTCCCCTGGGGCGACGGCTGAGCTGAGCTGCAACATCTCGGGCAGCCCACGGCGTGCCAATTGGTACAGGGAGAAGCCGGATGGCAGCTTGGAATGGATTTACTGGAGTGCAGCGGCCTCAACCCCAAAGGGTAGATACTCAGGGACGGTGAGAGCACCGGGTATTTTCTCCTTTACTATCAGCAATGTGCAGCGTGAGGACTCTGGGTATTATTACTGCACCTCCTCAGTGTTGCACTCCCAGTTTGGGAACGGGACCAGGCTCCTCGTCACAG ATGCCTCCGAGCCCAAGCTCTCCATCCTGGTGCCCGTGGATGCAGAGGAGCCCTCGGACTTCGTCTCCCTGCTGTGCCACCTCCCTGGCGCCTGGAACCTCACCTGGGTCTCGGCTGAGCATTGGGATGGGGCCATGAATTGCACGGCCACGGAGCGCGGCATGGGCAGGATCGTCAGCGAGACCATCGGCACGG caggatgCTTCCTGTGGCTGCTGGCCTTCGtgccgcccggcgccgccgTCCTCGCCTTGATGTGGTGGGCAGCCCGGCTGCGCCGAAGGCCGGCCCGCGCGGTGCTGAGACGGGGCCCGGAG CCCGAGTGCGAGTACGCGGCGCTGGGGCACTGA
- the LOC139998640 gene encoding uncharacterized protein isoform X2: MAGGAAPGGAATPAPRQLPSLCAAVSPKQERRHGALWFGVPSAGAGFFFHVENLGVGTRGCRGAFEEPPAALSIEEMVKSQIFLPDVGPCSKLTRALHPAMHPTAAGSGKWGGRIPRGDTASFLGTPRPHGWGRSMLGPHTLGIHRTRCTRPLCRRTGTSTPMAPLGFSCTKALLATGLLLLWLAPATLLEVHQPQPVLFVEPGDSVNITCVMDETLDGKHTLWYQRVRGEWPRLIHSCFQEAQGEFSCEYTKGRAVLHIAAARPDHIGLYLCACISGSKLLFGNGTALIVGDSWRAQSWVRVLAPHGSPSDPPGLVCAVGNASGPVLVSWPGGPRPQQVLGLGGSTELLISPAGIAGGTGGLCEVRFNASGPPVRRSVELHGAKGACTTPSVVAMAAAGALLLLGLSLGVRCLLRARTGLQPRAPNPPAPQHQQGELTYAQLRFATPARAAP, translated from the exons ATGGCTGGGGGGGCCGCGCCTGGGGGTGCAGCCACCCCCGCCCCGAGGCAGCTCCCCAGCCTCTGCGCTGCGGTTTCCCCAAAGCAAGAGCGGCGGCACGGTGCGCTGTGGTTTGGAGTGCCCAGCGCTGGGGCTGGCTTCTTCTTTCATGTCGAGAATTTGGGGGTGGGCACCCGAGGGTGTCGTGGGGCCTTTGAGGAGCCACCTGCAGCCCTGAGCATTGAAGAAATGgttaaaagccaaattttcCTGCCGGATGTGGGTCCGTGCAGCAAGCTGACAAGAGCTCTGCACCCGGCGATGCACCCCACAGCTGCCGGCAGCGGCAAGTGGGGAGGACGCATTCCCCGTGGGGACACCGCGTCCTTCCTGGGGACACCGCGTCCTCACGGCTGGGGGAGATCAATGCTGGGGCCCCACACTTTGGGCATCCACAGGACCCGGTGCACTCGGCCACTCTGCAGAAGGACTGGGACAAGCACGCCAATGGCACCCCTGGGTTTCTCCTGCACGAAGGCGCTGCTGgccacggggctgctgctgctgtggctgg CACCGGCAACATTGCTGGAAgtgcaccagccccagcccgtcCTGTTCGTGGAGCCAGGGGATTCAGTGAACATCACCTGCGTTATGGACGAGACACTTGATGGCAAACACACACTCTGGTACCAGCGTGTCCGTGGGGAGTGGCCCCGGCTGATCCACAGCTGCTTCCAAGAGGCTCAGGGGGAATTTTCCTGCGAGTACACGAAGGGACGCGCTGTGCTGCACATCGCTGCCGCCCGCCCCGACCATATCGGCCTCTACCTCTGTGCCTGCATCTCCGGATCCAAGCTGCTCTTCGGCAATGGCACCGCGCTGATCGTGGGAG ACAGCTGGAGGGCCCAGAGCTGGGTGCGGGTGCTGGCGCCCCACGGCTCCCCTTCAGACCCCCCCGGCCTGGTCTGTGCCGTGGGCAACGCCAGCGGCCCCGTCCTCGTCTCCTGGCCGGGGGGGCCCCGACCCcagcaggtgctggggctggggggcagcacagagctgctcatCAGCCCCGCGGGCATTgccgggggcaccggggggctcTGCGAGGTGCGCTTCAATGCCTCCGGTCCCCCCGTCCGCAGGAGCGTGGAGCTGCACGGGGCCAAGG GTGCCTGCACGACACCAAGTGTCGTGGCCATGGCCGCAGCcggggcgctgctgctgctcggccTCAGCCTCGGCGTCCGCTGCCTCCTTCGCGCACGGACGG GACTCCAGCCCAGAGCCCCGAACCCTCCTgcaccccagcaccagcag GGAGAGCTGACGTACGCCCAGCTCCGCTTCGCCACCCCAGCGAGGGCAGCGCCGTGA
- the LOC139998640 gene encoding uncharacterized protein isoform X1 translates to MAGGAAPGGAATPAPRQLPSLCAAVSPKQERRHGALWFGVPSAGAGFFFHVENLGVGTRGCRGAFEEPPAALSIEEMVKSQIFLPDVGPCSKLTRALHPAMHPTAAGSGKWGGRIPRGDTASFLGTPRPHGWGRSMLGPHTLGIHRTRCTRPLCRRTGTSTPMAPLGFSCTKALLATGLLLLWLAPATLLEVHQPQPVLFVEPGDSVNITCVMDETLDGKHTLWYQRVRGEWPRLIHSCFQEAQGEFSCEYTKGRAVLHIAAARPDHIGLYLCACISGSKLLFGNGTALIVGDSWRAQSWVRVLAPHGSPSDPPGLVCAVGNASGPVLVSWPGGPRPQQVLGLGGSTELLISPAGIAGGTGGLCEVRFNASGPPVRRSVELHGAKDGWDKWPPPGACTTPSVVAMAAAGALLLLGLSLGVRCLLRARTGLQPRAPNPPAPQHQQGELTYAQLRFATPARAAP, encoded by the exons ATGGCTGGGGGGGCCGCGCCTGGGGGTGCAGCCACCCCCGCCCCGAGGCAGCTCCCCAGCCTCTGCGCTGCGGTTTCCCCAAAGCAAGAGCGGCGGCACGGTGCGCTGTGGTTTGGAGTGCCCAGCGCTGGGGCTGGCTTCTTCTTTCATGTCGAGAATTTGGGGGTGGGCACCCGAGGGTGTCGTGGGGCCTTTGAGGAGCCACCTGCAGCCCTGAGCATTGAAGAAATGgttaaaagccaaattttcCTGCCGGATGTGGGTCCGTGCAGCAAGCTGACAAGAGCTCTGCACCCGGCGATGCACCCCACAGCTGCCGGCAGCGGCAAGTGGGGAGGACGCATTCCCCGTGGGGACACCGCGTCCTTCCTGGGGACACCGCGTCCTCACGGCTGGGGGAGATCAATGCTGGGGCCCCACACTTTGGGCATCCACAGGACCCGGTGCACTCGGCCACTCTGCAGAAGGACTGGGACAAGCACGCCAATGGCACCCCTGGGTTTCTCCTGCACGAAGGCGCTGCTGgccacggggctgctgctgctgtggctgg CACCGGCAACATTGCTGGAAgtgcaccagccccagcccgtcCTGTTCGTGGAGCCAGGGGATTCAGTGAACATCACCTGCGTTATGGACGAGACACTTGATGGCAAACACACACTCTGGTACCAGCGTGTCCGTGGGGAGTGGCCCCGGCTGATCCACAGCTGCTTCCAAGAGGCTCAGGGGGAATTTTCCTGCGAGTACACGAAGGGACGCGCTGTGCTGCACATCGCTGCCGCCCGCCCCGACCATATCGGCCTCTACCTCTGTGCCTGCATCTCCGGATCCAAGCTGCTCTTCGGCAATGGCACCGCGCTGATCGTGGGAG ACAGCTGGAGGGCCCAGAGCTGGGTGCGGGTGCTGGCGCCCCACGGCTCCCCTTCAGACCCCCCCGGCCTGGTCTGTGCCGTGGGCAACGCCAGCGGCCCCGTCCTCGTCTCCTGGCCGGGGGGGCCCCGACCCcagcaggtgctggggctggggggcagcacagagctgctcatCAGCCCCGCGGGCATTgccgggggcaccggggggctcTGCGAGGTGCGCTTCAATGCCTCCGGTCCCCCCGTCCGCAGGAGCGTGGAGCTGCACGGGGCCAAGG ATGGCTGGGACAAGTGGCCCCCCCCAGGTGCCTGCACGACACCAAGTGTCGTGGCCATGGCCGCAGCcggggcgctgctgctgctcggccTCAGCCTCGGCGTCCGCTGCCTCCTTCGCGCACGGACGG GACTCCAGCCCAGAGCCCCGAACCCTCCTgcaccccagcaccagcag GGAGAGCTGACGTACGCCCAGCTCCGCTTCGCCACCCCAGCGAGGGCAGCGCCGTGA
- the LOC139998640 gene encoding uncharacterized protein isoform X3 — translation MDETLDGKHTLWYQRVRGEWPRLIHSCFQEAQGEFSCEYTKGRAVLHIAAARPDHIGLYLCACISGSKLLFGNGTALIVGDSWRAQSWVRVLAPHGSPSDPPGLVCAVGNASGPVLVSWPGGPRPQQVLGLGGSTELLISPAGIAGGTGGLCEVRFNASGPPVRRSVELHGAKDGWDKWPPPGACTTPSVVAMAAAGALLLLGLSLGVRCLLRARTGLQPRAPNPPAPQHQQGELTYAQLRFATPARAAP, via the exons ATGGACGAGACACTTGATGGCAAACACACACTCTGGTACCAGCGTGTCCGTGGGGAGTGGCCCCGGCTGATCCACAGCTGCTTCCAAGAGGCTCAGGGGGAATTTTCCTGCGAGTACACGAAGGGACGCGCTGTGCTGCACATCGCTGCCGCCCGCCCCGACCATATCGGCCTCTACCTCTGTGCCTGCATCTCCGGATCCAAGCTGCTCTTCGGCAATGGCACCGCGCTGATCGTGGGAG ACAGCTGGAGGGCCCAGAGCTGGGTGCGGGTGCTGGCGCCCCACGGCTCCCCTTCAGACCCCCCCGGCCTGGTCTGTGCCGTGGGCAACGCCAGCGGCCCCGTCCTCGTCTCCTGGCCGGGGGGGCCCCGACCCcagcaggtgctggggctggggggcagcacagagctgctcatCAGCCCCGCGGGCATTgccgggggcaccggggggctcTGCGAGGTGCGCTTCAATGCCTCCGGTCCCCCCGTCCGCAGGAGCGTGGAGCTGCACGGGGCCAAGG ATGGCTGGGACAAGTGGCCCCCCCCAGGTGCCTGCACGACACCAAGTGTCGTGGCCATGGCCGCAGCcggggcgctgctgctgctcggccTCAGCCTCGGCGTCCGCTGCCTCCTTCGCGCACGGACGG GACTCCAGCCCAGAGCCCCGAACCCTCCTgcaccccagcaccagcag GGAGAGCTGACGTACGCCCAGCTCCGCTTCGCCACCCCAGCGAGGGCAGCGCCGTGA